In the genome of Conger conger unplaced genomic scaffold, fConCon1.1 SCAFFOLD_69, whole genome shotgun sequence, the window CGCTGGaatgtatttctgaaatataaaaGTACACAGTGGGGTATATCTTCTTTGAAGACTGTGCAGACTTTTAGTCAATGCCAGTTTgtggatacattacattacattacattattggcatttggcagacgcataCATTTCTTCATTGCACATGATAATACAGGAGGCTTTGATATTTTTGCCAGTTTAGGTTAGAATGTGCAGCCACTATACAGCTCAAACTCAATCCAGCTTTGATTCTCTTGAGAGGATCTGTCTGGAAATGATTACTGAATTTCTTGATCTTTGTCTCGAGTTGTTACTCAGTAATATTCTAAAACGtctcttttttaaattcacCATTCATCTTATCAGCAGTTTAGACTTGAGCTGTGCGTAAGAGTCAAAGAGCTCGGAGCTGCAGTTCATAATTTATCTATTTACAGCAGAACTTATAGAGTCCAAACAGGAGGCAGCGTTCAGGGCCAGGGCCTCCAGAGAGAGGGGCTGTTTGTGGGGGGTGTGAGAGCCTCTCTGTGGGGGCGCTGGGGCAGGTTGGGGTGTGCTGTGCGTTGGTGGGGGGGGTTATTCCTGAGGGGGGCTCCATGCTGCTGGTTGCAGGGGCAGTTCTGCACCCCCAGCTGGGCACACTGTCCCTTGGGCTGAGCGTGGGTAGAGCGGGGGCTGATGGGAGCTCTGGGGACCTGGCCAGGGTGCGTCAGGCGATGGGAGAGGGCGGAGCTCAGCGCTCCCTCCCTGTTGTCCCGCAGGAAGTGCGCAGCTCGCTGCAGGCAGCGGGAGAACCCGTCCTGGAAGTCCTGCTGATGCCTGCCTTCAGCTGCCCCTCTGTGGCCCACACTCTGCAGGAAGAGCACGCTGTGCTCCAGGACTTCTGCTTTCTCCACTCGACCACTCAACAGCGCCTACCACAGGAAGAGAGGGGttactacacacatacactgcactgggagacagaggggttatacacacacactacactgggATACAGAGGAGttactacacacatacactacactggGAGACAGGGGGggttatacacacatacactacactgggagagacagagggtctAGATAAACAGGTGTACATTAGTAGCAGATAAAGGTGTACATTGAGAGTTTGGGCGAACAGAGGCAGTAGCactgacaggcagacagggggCGCTGGTGCTCACCTGGTGCTGGGACCCCTGCAACAGCAGCGCTCTGAGACTCTCCAGACTGCGGTTCATTCTCTCCCTGCGACGCTTCTCCACCTGCGGTTTCAGAAGCTGCGCAAAAACACAGAGCAGGTGGTGAGGATGTTGTTCAGATGTAGGTCACGTATACTTCAACAGACCGTGTTTGGATTTACAATCCCACC includes:
- the LOC133120059 gene encoding transcription factor HES-7.1-A-like, with product MKLLEGTETGKATQKNNRKLLKPQVEKRRRERMNRSLESLRALLLQGSQHQALLSGRVEKAEVLEHSVLFLQSVGHRGAAEGRHQQDFQDGFSRCLQRAAHFLRDNREGALSSALSHRLTHPGQVPRAPISPRSTHAQPKGQCAQLGVQNCPCNQQHGAPLRNNPPHQRTAHPNLPQRPHREALTPPTNSPSLWRPWP